gtgtggaaggaagggaggaaggatgtTGGAGTAGGGGTTGGGTGGCAAGCAAGTGGAAATTCTAACACTGGAGGGCCTTATAGAAAccaaggcagggccagggctgctcAGCTCAGGAAAGCTGGGAAGCTGGGAAGCAGGCGGTTCAGGAAAATTTGAGAGACAACTGGCGCCCTGGCGGGCTGCCCACTGGTAAGCATTGGCTGTGCGTCCTCCCAGGCCTTTATATCATGTCTGTAGGCACACCTATATGTACTCTCAGACCTTATATCGGATTGACTAGTTTCAAAAGACAAGTTAAAAATGTGTATCCGAGGCCATTGCTCTGCAGCTTGCTGTGTGCCTTTGGAATCTGTGCATTCTTTGGACTGGGGCGTTTTCATCTACCCAGTGAAAAGATGTAGGGTGCATACACTACACTGCATTCATCCACCTCCTTCCTGGTGGGAATTTAGAGTGTTGCCAGTGTTTCCCACCACCCttgagcatgtgtcctgatgcACTACACGTACCAGCGTGTGTCCAGAAGGTGCACTCGGCAGAGGTCCATGCCTGGTCATGGAGGGAATGGgcgctttttcatttttaagattttctgcTCCAAAGCAAGGGCTCTGGAGCGGGACTGTCTTGGTTGCTTTGTGATCCTGCCGCTGATCGCTACAAGCCCAATGGCCTTGAGCCAGTGGCCGAACCTCTCAGTGccagcttcctcacctgtaagaGGGTGGTGACGGCGAGTACTTCAATCGTAGCATGGTCGGGAGGATGTGTTGCTATTGATCTACAGCGCTTAGAAGAGTGCCAGGCACGTAGCAAGGGTTGTGTAAGGTGCTTTTCCCGGATTCTGCGCAATTGCCTCCCCAAACGGTTCTTCTGTGCCTGCGCACAGGccgccgctcccctccccccaggccccccacctCGGCCACTTCACAGTGGGCCAAGCACGGGCTTGCTCATAACCTCTCCCACCCGTGGGACGGTTAAGCTCTGTGATTATTGCAGACCTGCTGTGAAAATGGGTTTACGGTTTGCGTCCGTGTCCCCAGGCTCAgtgatggtgagcatcttttGGGGTGTGCACTGGCCATGGGGAGTCCCCCTTCTTTGAACTGACTcagagtgggggcggggctgagggagggggcaaACCCCAGCCCTTCCACCAAACCGGCCCAGCAACACACAGCCCTGGGCCGATTTGACCACCCATCCTAAGGGAAACGGAGTTGCGACAGCGACCCTGCCGCCCGTAAATGCCTCAACTTTGCTCCCCGGGCCTTTATGGAAAATGTATGTGGACCCACCGCTGACCACGCGCTCGGGTGTGCGTTCCCCTGTTGGGTCGTAAGTGTTGTTGCAGAAGAGTGGCTGGTGCTTCACCTCCATCCTGAGCTTGCACCCTCACCACCCACCCCTCGACCCACCCCCCAAACAGGTGCATCATCTCCCCGCTTCGTACATGGGAAGCGGAGGCTAGGTGCTTTGACTCCAGTCGGACAGTAGGTGCCTGgccgggggaggcggggcaggaagTGATGGGAGGAGCCCGCCTATGACCACACTCCTCCACCGGGTTGGCTTCCAACTGCCACTGTGACgtcgcacgcacacatgcacgcacgcatgcacgcacgcCTGGACCAACCAGAGGCCCTCCACCCTattggccagggcctggggggcgggcctAGAAGGGGCGCACTGATTGGCAGGCGGCGGGACACGCACCAATGAGAACGCCTGGACGTTGATGGCTCTTGGGAGTCGCGCACGCGTGGAGGCCACCGCGTGAGCTGCCTGTGGTGACAAAGGCTCTCTCGGAAGGTCAAGGCCTCGCGCTCCTGCCGCTGCCTGTGCTCAGGGCGACCGTTTACCCTGTGCCTGGGCTGTCGGGACTTGGCGACATGAGCTCCCCCAACAAGGACGAGGGGTCTGTTTGGGGAGTGGGGTCCCACCCAGCGGGCGGGGAGCAGGCCGGTGGACTAGGCCCTACTTGGGGGACgcccctgcccagcagccagGACGAGGGCGCGTTCTCAGACCTCGAAGGCTTCCAGGACGAGCGGGAAGTGATGGAAGGGATGCTTTGGGGTTGCGAAGGCCGACCTGGCTCCCCGGCCGACTTCGACGGGGGCCCTCTCGACTACCTTGCCGAGGAGGCCGCGGTGGCCACCCTGCAGCAGCTGACCGACCGGGATCACCTGGCTGTCCGCAGAAACCCCTCCCCAGAGAGCTGCTGCGACTCTGAGGCGTCCGCCCTTTGGGTGGACTTGCAGGCAGGTCCCGAGGGTAGAAGCTCGCAGGCCTATGGTCTGGTGGGATCTCGGCGGCCTTCCACAGCCCGGCTGCCCGTCATGGAGCCTGCGGGAGGCCGGGCCTGGGGAAACTGCGAAAGAGGAGCTAAGAATAGGTCAAGGGTCACCGTGGGTCCCCAGTGGTCCTCGGAAGAAGGCCTGGTGGGCTGGCCTTCCCACTCCGAGTCATCAGATGAATTCAGCGAGCTGTACCTGCTGAGTTTGAGCCTCTATGGCAAAGGAGGGGGCCAGGCCAAACCCAGGAGCCTGCAAGACACACCCAGACACTCGGGTGCCCATGCCAGGGACAAGTTCCTTTGCATGCCAAGTTCCTCTTTCCTGCCCTCCGCTCCCCCACGACTGGCTTCAGTTGGGGCGAGGCGGGCTGTTGGAGAGCTGGACGTGTCCCGTGGGAAACCCCAAAGTGTGGTCTGCGGGaaggcggggagcaggcccagctacCTGCCCGGAGCCGCTGCTGCAGGCAGCCCGCCCAAGGCCACTCCTGGAAGGAAAGTGGCCCAGGAGAAGAAATCCCTAGCGGGGGCCTCCAAAGTTGCCCCCCAGGGTACCTTCccttcctgggggcagggagtcTCAGCAGCTGCCCTGGAGCCAGCCACCTTCCCCCCAGTCGCTGGTGGTCCGGTGCTTGGGAGGGGCAAGGGGTATTCCTTGGACCCTTTGGGAACCACACAGCCCAAGCACACCGGCGCTGGGCAGAAGAAGTCTGGGGCCAGGAGGAAGAAGGGGTCCCTGCCGGTGGTGGTAGAAGAAAAGGAACCGCAGAGCGACCCAGGCCCAAAAGTCCAAGTGAGTATGAGGCCATGGTCCTCCCCGCTCCCCAACCCGCCCTGCACTTCTCTAGGCatgctccctctgtccctcctcagGGCTTGTCATTGGGCACCCTGGGTCATTAGGATGCCAGATCTGGGTGGTTTTAGCCAGGGCAAACCCTAAGCTAGCCCTccatgtgtgccaggcaccattctccGCACCTGGCAAGTTTCCCCGCTAGGGTGGTAGGGAGGGCTGGGGCAGCTGGTTTGGATCGGGGGACCCCTTAAGACTTTGGGCCCCAAAGCTTCAGTGTTTAGAACCATCGGCTCCCTGACTCCTACTTGCTAGCTGCTCCCCGAGCTGTCCTTGCAGGGGGCCGTGGGCTGTCTCAGCACCCCACTGTTGTGTCTagctcagcctggcctcctgACCGGGGCTGACTGAGGGCGAAAGTGCTGATGGGGTCCGCCTCTGAACTGCCTTCCCTATTCcctgcctcaccccagcccctacacacacacacacacacacacacacacacacacccacacacatccCGAGTCCAAATAAGTGAGAAATTTTTATTTCGTCCTCAGACACACAGTCCAGGGCCATTCTGCCGAGAATGCAGCAGCGGTGAAGGCCAAGGCAGAGCCGCCGGGGTTCCAGGACAagcacagccctgggccctgagccagGGAGAAGTCCTGCCCAGAGGGCCCACAGCCTCCAGTGAGTCCCGTGGGTCTGCTGGGAGCGGCAGGGAGAGAGGCTGAGGAGGGAACCCTCCTGCTCTGGCTCCACCAGGGGctcagccctgctccctgcctccctgcctgcccagaCAGCTTCTCCCACAGGAAATAGGGTGTCTGGACAGGGCAGGGCTCGAGGCACTTCATCCTCTGCCTGGGGTTTGTGCACAGGGGTGACTCTCGTGGCTGTGCCCCAAACTGCCACTCCAGACACAGAGTTTCAGCGGAACAGGGCCTTTTCCGATAGGTCGTGTTGGGCCACTGGGCTCGTCCCAGGGGCTGGTTTTGCCTGCAGCTCTGCAAGCATCCaacccagggccacacacagtGTTGGGGACCACAGCCGTGGGTGGGCTGCCCCTGGGGAACAGGCGAGgcaggcccagagagaagggtggagctgctgggcagagcaggggcaaCTTGCTGCCAGCAGAGGGGGGTGCTGCCTCACGTGAGACCCTGCTAAGCCCTTTCCACCTCCCTGGGAGCTTTGGGAGCTGGATTTGGTGTCCTTTCCCTCTCAGGTGACCAGGCACCACGTGGACATCCCCCAGCACCGGAAAGGCAGCAGCAACCACCTGGAGCAGAGGGTTGTCCTCGGGTAACGCTTCCTCTGGCTCCTAGAAGTGCATTTCTGAGCTAGACTGTGGGTTGTGTGTCCAGATTAAACCGACCCGtgcctgtcccctctccccacaccgcCGCAGCCGCTGCCCCATCCCACACCTCCAGGAGGGCATGCACCTCCTTTTCCCACTGAGGAGCCCATGCGGGGCTAGCccaggtggtgggggcggggtgtcGTCGAGGGGAGAGGAGGCCTGAGTATACtaatcatttctctttctctggtgTCTGCTGGCCTAGTGCCCGGAGCTGCAGAGACAAATATACGACCTTAGACAGCAACTAGGTAGGAGGAACctctggctggggcaggggcaggggcaggggcaggagcaggggcaggggcaggggcagggccagactTCAGTGCCTTAgcttggggctggggcaggctgcAGGTACAGGCGGCCTCACAGGGCCCAACATTCCTGTGGGGAGGAGAACTCAGCACGCCTGGCCCTGGAGCCTACTGTGCATGTACAGCTAGGTGTGtggacagagaggaaagaaagtgtGGTCGGAGCTACAAGCACACTTTGCCACGGAGAACCAGTCCTAGAGATCTTCTCTCAGGACGGACGTCTAGAGATGCCTCGCTGATTCTCCCTTCAACTGCTGCTTGCTGTGGCTTCTGTGGGTCTTGTTTGTTTGACAAATTCTGAATGGCTCTGGTATGCCCCAGAGCTTGCGTGCTGGCACACTTTGTCCTGTTTGGAAAACATTTCCACACTTAATTCAAGTGGTGAGTGACTGAGTCAGGCCCAGGGCTCCTTGGGTAGGGACTGGAGGGGGTTTCAGGTTGCAGGGCTAGGCGGCTTCTCGATCCCTCCATCTGGAGTGCCTGCTTATGCCTCTCTCTGTTGCAGCGGCCATGCAGTCCCTGGCTGACAAGTTCCGGAACCTTTGATGTGAGTGTTACACACACCATACCCCTTCCCACAGCCGTGGCTGTTGAGGAGGGCTGTGGGCTGGCCCTGGCTTGAGGCTCCTCCCCGACTCTGCTCTGTTGGACAGGTGGAGCCCAGCATCTTGGTGCAAGAGGAGCAGCCCGGCAGCTGCGGCCAAGCTGGTTCCCTCCTGTTCCACATCAGCCAaggcttcctctccccctccttatgcctcctccccaccccatttctCAGCAGTTTCAAATTAAGGCCCCTCTCAAATTCTGTGGTCTCACCCTGGCCGATCTGGCTCAGCTggctggttgagcattgtcccgtgcaccaacaggtcacaggttcgattccgggtcagggcacctgtccaggttgtgggctcgcagccgattgatgtttctctctcatgtccatgtttctctctctctctctttctgtctcccctcAATAAAAGCCTGTTTGTTTAAATAAACAAACCTCTGTGGTCtctcttgggggcggggggcggggggacaggtgGAAGAGGGGATCAGGGCAGGGAGGGATTGGAGCTGCTCCATCTCAGCGCTTTTTCCAGAACAATACCTCCGGCATTCTGTGGTGGGCCTTCTGCCTGCGGGGAGTCTGAGCCAGCCTCTGATAGGAGCCTTGCAGCCAGAAGACCAGGTCGCCCCCGGGTCTGGGCTCTGCCTGGATCTGCCTGGCCACATTagcttctctcccctttcccctgcaGGCCCTCTTGGTGTTCAAAACTCCTCCGCGTTTGGGGTCTCATGCCATTCATtgcccatttcccctccccttcaGCAGGAACTCAGGACCCCCTTCCAGAGCTCAGTCCCTCTTTCCCACAGTCATTGGGTCTCCTCCCATCTGCCCTGCTTTGCTGTCTGAACACGCTTGATCTCCCCATGGCTTTCCTTCGGTGGCCTTCCCTGCACCTCTACTCCAGCGGGTGTAAAGAGCACACTAGAGCTCATCTTCCCCCTTCCCAGGACCAGTCCTCCCTGTGGAGTCCTTCCCTCCCGCTGGCACCACCTCAAGCACATGGACAACTCTGCCAGCCACCCGGGGGTCGGCCTCCTCCCCTCTTTAGCTCTCACCTTTGACGCTCCGCTCAGTTctccctcctgggtttcagtAGAGAGGTGGAGGCAGAAGCCACAGCCCAGGGAGTTGAGGATCACAGGGGAAGGTACGGGAATACAGAGGAAGAGCAAGGGTTAGACTCCAGCCTGAAGGACAGGGAATGAGTCTGTTGTGGGGGCTGCGGGCCAACCTGAGGAAACTGCCTAGCAGAGGGTTCACACCCTGCCTGCCCTAGCCCACTAGTGCCCCTCCTCCCGCCGGTTTCTATGGCGAGGGTGGTTGATAAGTCTCCGTGTGGTATGTGGCCCCCTTCAAATACTGTATTTAACCAGCCCGAGACACAGGTCCTCCTGGAAGTGGCAGTTCTGCGCCCCCGCGCAGTCTCCCCCACTGCCTCGGCAGGTCACACAAGGCTGAGTCTCACTCTGTGCTCCCTTTCCCCTTCACTGAGAGCTGGGGTCCAGTTGCTTCCCTGAGCCAGGACCTGGCAGGGCTGTGCGGGCCTGGGACTCAGAGGGACACAGACTTGTGTTTGAGTGAGTTGAGGGTTGGTTCTGCCAGACTCCATTCCCCCAGAGACCGGTgtcaatatacacacacacacacacacacacacacacacacacacaggcacgcacgCACGGCGGGGCAATGGTGGATAGAACATACGAGGTTGGAGAAGGGGATCTGGTTTGGAATAAAATTAACCGGGGATAATGTCCCTTGATGTGGTTCAGGCAGTAAAGGTAGTAGTAGAGACTGTGGGACTGAGTGAACCAAAGCAAGGGTGGGGTCTACTCTTTTCAAGGGGCATTGCTAAATTCCTGACacattgggtgggggtgggggtggggggagggttttTGCGGGGCTGGGAATGATGCGGACGTCACCAACCCCAAGGCAGGGCGTCCTGACACCCAAAATGTGGGAGTTGCTGGAGGTGGCTCTGGATCTTACTCTGCGATCCTATGGCTTCTGACAAAGGTGCGTGGATGGAGTGAGAatgcagaggacaggcccagaCAGGCTGCATCCTAGGGTCAGGGAGCTCACGTAGAGACTGCCCCTACAGTAGCCAACCGGGGCATGGGCAGGATGGGCGCAGTGAAGATGGGCAGTAAAGAGTGATGGCGCCTGGGAAATAGGGAAGACTCGGTTCCACCCTCCTTCCTCCATATTCTCACCCTGTCTCCGTTCCGGGCCCTGTGGCATGAGCTCAGGTGGACAGACCATCACACATGCGATGGGACACCCACAGCCCTCAGAGCCAGAAAAGAACGTTCGTGGGACTTCATCCTTCCACTTCAAACCCCTCTCTGGAGAAGGTGGGCTTGGTTGCTCAGGCTATGGCTGTGATCCTGACCCAGTGGTTATTTCTCGGCGGGGTGACATGCTGTCTGAGTGACGAAGTTTGGGAGAGATTTTCCAGCTGGGCTTTCTGCCCACAGAGACATACATGGGGGCGGGTTGTGATGGCGGCTAGTCCAGCACCAGCACCGCCCGGGAGCCCTGGGGCCCTTGtcaccagggagaggaaggggagaagtgCATTGAAGGGGTCGTGGGAGGCAGGAACACGACCCGCGGTGGCTAGCTTTGccagcctcccttccctcctctgagcACACAACCTCCCTCTTTCATTTTCAGACCAACCACAGCACAATGATGGTGCTGTATACTTGCATGTCGCAGGCCCCTTCCAGTTCTGgagtgggtggggttgggggaggggggggaagtgGCAGATACTTGGACATAGATTTTGGAAACACATCGGGGCCCCAAGAAAACTGACCTGCTCTCCAGCCTGGGAGGCAGTGGTGGCTGGCCTGAAGAGCCCCAGTTCCCAGCCTGCCTCCTTCTGCTACTGGCCTAGTTCCTGGGcagacccccccttccccaccctcacccctcaccaccATCAACAGCAGCACCACCAGGACCAGCCAAATGCTCTTTCCGGACTCTCTGGACTCTCTGTGAGGATTGGCACACACAGGGGATGTAGTGGGAAGTGAGCGCTGGATAGGGAGCTAAGAGTGGTGGGCAGAGCAGTGGTgcccaaagatgtccatgtcctaattccTGGAATTGGCTGATATGCCACCTTGCCTGGTAATGCGGAGGGGTGTTTAAGGTTACAGGTGGTTAAGGTTACAGGTGGTTAAGGTTACAGGCTGCTATTCATCTGACAGAGGTTCACAGACTCTCCCTGTGCGTTTACCAGGTCCAGCCGACCCGCCTGTGCTGCCAGGGTGGCCATGTTGACTGTACCTGCCTGATTCCAGGGGGCACCATTAGCGCGACTGCAGGGTGCTGCTTGCCCCTGTGCTTGTGCAATGTTGACATCCTGCTAACAACCACTCAGATGAAGATGGAGAACATGCCAGCAGGCTTG
The sequence above is a segment of the Myotis daubentonii chromosome X, mMyoDau2.1, whole genome shotgun sequence genome. Coding sequences within it:
- the LOC132223550 gene encoding uncharacterized protein CXorf49 homolog; translation: MSSPNKDEGSVWGVGSHPAGGEQAGGLGPTWGTPLPSSQDEGAFSDLEGFQDEREVMEGMLWGCEGRPGSPADFDGGPLDYLAEEAAVATLQQLTDRDHLAVRRNPSPESCCDSEASALWVDLQAGPEGRSSQAYGLVGSRRPSTARLPVMEPAGGRAWGNCERGAKNRSRVTVGPQWSSEEGLVGWPSHSESSDEFSELYLLSLSLYGKGGGQAKPRSLQDTPRHSGAHARDKFLCMPSSSFLPSAPPRLASVGARRAVGELDVSRGKPQSVVCGKAGSRPSYLPGAAAAGSPPKATPGRKVAQEKKSLAGASKVAPQGTFPSWGQGVSAAALEPATFPPVAGGPVLGRGKGYSLDPLGTTQPKHTGAGQKKSGARRKKGSLPVVVEEKEPQSDPGPKVQVTRHHVDIPQHRKGSSNHLEQRVVLGCRQSTTPATDSSSSKQHAEDKEREENETDDKQSGDDLEDDEEDGPES